A genomic region of Govania unica contains the following coding sequences:
- a CDS encoding transglycosylase domain-containing protein produces MVKADVPDNAPEATPKKTRKLWVRALYWGAVVAVVGVIALFLGGLYLARDLPNLSELKAKPADPSVVVLARDGSTVATFGDVHGQWLTFDEFPEPLLQALIATEDRRFFTHPGFDLKGLLRASVRNFMAGRVVEGGSTITQQVAKNLFLSSERTTRRKIQEIMIAFWLETKMSKKDILTLYLNRMYFGARAYGVDAASHTYYGHGARKLSLPEAALLVGLLKAPSALTPSRDYPAAVDRSHDVIDAMVEAKIITPAMAAEAKKHPPKVKRNVAGVESRYFADYVIEQLPADVRALQEPLVVETTLDPKAQAVAERALRASLNSDGIPGNINQGAIVVMSTDGGILAMVGGKSYAESQFNRAVQAQRQPGSAFKLFVYLTALEQGIDPDSTMRDTPIILDGWSPENYKRTYEGEVTLRHAFEQSLNTVAVKLSERVDRHQVVGLARRMGIKSKLNPTPSLALGTSEVNLLELTSAYGVVANNGYSVTPQAIVEVRSSRGKVIYQPKIDRPHAVVPTEANDHMRELLVQVVESGTGKAARFGGAAAGKTGTTQDSRDAWFIGYSGDYVAGVWMGNDKGKPMTRVTGGTAPARLWANVMRGVTTGAPVGAVGKPKLRPTQPGGDDGASPNDSLFDRLRDKLRGGDKAG; encoded by the coding sequence TGCCCAATCTGAGCGAGCTGAAGGCGAAGCCGGCCGATCCGTCGGTGGTGGTGCTGGCGCGGGACGGCTCGACGGTGGCGACCTTCGGCGACGTGCATGGCCAATGGCTGACCTTCGACGAATTTCCCGAGCCGCTGTTGCAGGCCTTGATCGCCACGGAAGACCGGCGGTTTTTCACGCATCCGGGCTTTGACCTCAAGGGCTTGCTACGGGCGTCCGTGCGCAATTTCATGGCCGGTCGTGTGGTTGAGGGCGGGTCGACCATCACTCAGCAGGTGGCGAAGAATCTGTTCCTGTCGTCCGAACGCACGACCCGGCGCAAGATTCAGGAAATCATGATCGCCTTCTGGCTCGAAACCAAAATGAGCAAGAAGGATATTCTCACCCTTTATCTGAACCGCATGTATTTCGGCGCGCGGGCTTATGGGGTTGATGCCGCCTCCCATACCTATTATGGGCATGGCGCGCGCAAACTGAGCCTGCCTGAGGCGGCCCTGCTGGTCGGCTTGTTGAAAGCGCCGTCGGCCCTGACGCCGAGCCGCGATTATCCGGCCGCTGTCGATCGCAGTCATGACGTGATCGACGCCATGGTCGAGGCGAAGATCATCACCCCCGCCATGGCCGCCGAGGCGAAGAAGCATCCGCCAAAGGTCAAACGCAATGTGGCCGGAGTCGAAAGCCGCTATTTCGCCGATTATGTGATCGAACAGCTGCCGGCCGACGTGCGGGCGTTGCAGGAGCCGCTGGTGGTTGAAACCACGCTTGATCCAAAAGCCCAGGCGGTGGCGGAGCGGGCCTTGCGGGCGTCACTGAACAGCGATGGTATTCCCGGAAATATCAATCAGGGCGCGATTGTGGTCATGTCCACCGATGGCGGCATTCTTGCCATGGTGGGCGGCAAATCCTATGCCGAAAGCCAGTTCAACCGGGCGGTTCAGGCGCAGCGTCAGCCGGGGTCGGCGTTCAAGCTTTTTGTCTATCTGACGGCGCTTGAGCAGGGCATCGATCCCGACAGCACCATGCGCGATACACCGATCATTCTCGACGGCTGGAGCCCGGAAAATTACAAACGCACCTATGAAGGCGAAGTGACCCTGCGTCATGCGTTCGAGCAATCGCTTAATACTGTCGCGGTCAAACTGTCGGAGCGGGTTGACCGTCATCAGGTGGTCGGGCTCGCCCGTCGCATGGGCATCAAAAGCAAACTCAATCCGACGCCGAGCCTTGCGCTTGGCACGTCGGAGGTGAATCTGCTTGAACTGACGTCTGCCTATGGGGTGGTGGCGAACAACGGCTATTCGGTGACGCCGCAGGCCATCGTCGAAGTCCGGAGCTCACGCGGCAAAGTCATCTATCAACCGAAAATCGACCGCCCCCATGCCGTGGTGCCGACCGAGGCCAATGATCACATGCGAGAACTTCTGGTGCAGGTGGTCGAAAGCGGCACCGGCAAAGCAGCGCGCTTTGGCGGCGCGGCGGCGGGCAAAACCGGCACCACCCAGGATTCCCGCGATGCCTGGTTCATCGGCTATTCCGGCGATTATGTGGCCGGGGTATGGATGGGCAACGACAAGGGCAAACCCATGACCCGCGTCACCGGCGGCACCGCGCCCGCACGTCTCTGGGCCAATGTCATGCGCGGGGTCACCACCGGCGCGCCGGTCGGCGCCGTCGGCAAACCCAAACTCCGCCCGACCCAGCCGGGTGGTGATGACGGTGCGTCTCCAAACGACAGCCTGTTCGACCGCCTGCGCGATAAACTGCGCGGCGGGGACAAGGCCGGGTGA
- a CDS encoding GIY-YIG nuclease family protein produces the protein MRHGFVYILASRRNGTLYVGVTSDLVRRVAEHRLGQIAGFTKDYGVRTLVYYEAFDAIDAAILREKQLKKWARNWKLDLIEVGNPDWRDLYAEIVGADVE, from the coding sequence ATGCGCCATGGGTTTGTGTATATCCTCGCGAGCCGTCGCAATGGGACGCTTTATGTCGGGGTGACATCGGATCTTGTGCGGCGGGTGGCCGAACACCGTTTGGGGCAGATCGCGGGCTTCACCAAGGATTATGGCGTGAGGACGCTGGTTTACTACGAAGCCTTCGATGCGATCGACGCAGCGATCCTGCGCGAAAAACAGCTGAAGAAATGGGCACGAAACTGGAAGCTCGATTTGATCGAAGTGGGGAATCCGGATTGGCGGGATCTTTACGCGGAAATTGTCGGGGCGGATGTGGAGTAA
- the gshB gene encoding glutathione synthase: MSLRVAIQMDHISSVNIHGDSTFRLALEAKARGHKLYHYAVGDLALKDGVLTTLAEPLDVRAEDGNHYSLGAREELNLADVDVILMRQDPPFDMGYITATHLLEHVHPKTLVVNNPLSVRNAPEKLFTTLFPGLMPPTLITSRADALRAFRAEHQDIIVKPLYGNGGAGVFRVKPDDENFNSLLEVFTAFYRLPIMAQRYLPEVRQGDKRIILIDGKPAGALNRVPAEGEARSNLHVGGRAEATTLTKREQEICEAIGPTLRDQGLIFVGIDVIGDWLTEINVTSPTGIQEIERFGGGNLAAQIWDAIEAKL; encoded by the coding sequence ATGAGCCTTCGCGTCGCCATTCAGATGGACCATATCAGCAGCGTCAATATCCATGGCGACAGCACCTTCCGTCTCGCCCTCGAAGCCAAAGCCCGTGGTCACAAGCTTTATCACTATGCCGTAGGTGATCTCGCGCTCAAGGACGGCGTGCTCACAACCCTCGCCGAACCGCTCGACGTCCGCGCCGAAGACGGCAATCACTACAGCCTCGGTGCGCGTGAAGAGCTCAACCTCGCCGACGTCGATGTCATTCTGATGCGTCAGGATCCGCCGTTCGACATGGGCTATATCACCGCAACCCATCTGCTCGAACATGTCCATCCGAAGACGCTCGTGGTCAACAATCCGCTGAGCGTGCGGAACGCTCCAGAAAAACTGTTCACGACGCTGTTCCCCGGCCTGATGCCGCCAACCCTGATCACCAGCCGCGCCGACGCGCTCCGGGCCTTCCGCGCCGAGCATCAGGACATTATCGTTAAACCACTTTACGGCAATGGCGGCGCCGGCGTGTTCCGCGTCAAACCGGACGACGAGAATTTCAATTCGCTGCTCGAAGTCTTCACCGCCTTTTATCGTCTGCCGATCATGGCCCAACGCTATCTGCCCGAAGTCCGCCAGGGCGACAAACGCATCATCCTGATCGACGGCAAACCCGCCGGCGCGCTCAACCGCGTCCCCGCCGAGGGCGAAGCCCGGTCGAACCTCCACGTAGGCGGCCGCGCCGAAGCCACGACGCTCACCAAGCGCGAACAGGAAATCTGCGAAGCCATCGGCCCGACCTTGCGCGACCAGGGCCTGATCTTCGTCGGCATCGACGTCATCGGTGACTGGCTCACCGAAATCAACGTCACCTCCCCCACCGGCATCCAGGAAATAGAACGCTTCGGCGGCGGCAACCTCGCCGCGCAAATCTGGGACGCGATTGAGGCGAAGTTGTAA
- a CDS encoding SirB1 family protein, translating to MRPDLFEAALALAALETPGRPLALYLSFFDDLRADLLPLAGAAVTARDRAALLSRCLHDRLGFSGDRDNYDALENADLMAVIDRRKGLPVTLGILYIALARALGWPAWGLNFPAHFLIRIDNGGDRAIVDPFHDGAVLTTADMRQLLKTMTGDSAELKPAYYTPLSDRDLLLRLLNNIKMRRLTAGDFASAIAVLHRMLLIAPDMAETWYDIAILELHRDAQDAGREALEKCLDCLNMEPQATANHSDLRDRVLKSLRELPPLME from the coding sequence ATGCGCCCCGATCTGTTCGAGGCTGCGCTGGCGCTGGCCGCCCTTGAAACACCCGGCCGTCCTCTCGCCCTATATCTGAGCTTCTTCGACGACCTGCGCGCCGACCTGCTCCCGCTCGCCGGTGCCGCCGTCACCGCGCGCGACCGCGCAGCACTCCTAAGCCGATGCCTCCATGACCGTCTCGGTTTCAGCGGCGACCGCGACAATTATGACGCGCTTGAAAACGCCGATCTCATGGCTGTCATAGATCGCCGCAAGGGACTGCCGGTGACGCTCGGCATCCTCTATATCGCGCTCGCCCGGGCGCTCGGCTGGCCGGCCTGGGGGCTCAATTTTCCCGCCCATTTTCTGATCCGCATCGACAACGGCGGCGACCGCGCCATCGTCGACCCCTTTCATGACGGTGCCGTGCTGACCACCGCCGACATGCGCCAGCTTCTGAAAACCATGACCGGTGACAGCGCTGAACTGAAGCCCGCCTATTACACGCCCCTGAGCGACCGCGACCTGTTGCTGCGTCTCCTCAACAACATCAAGATGCGGCGTCTCACAGCGGGCGATTTCGCCAGCGCCATCGCCGTCCTCCACCGCATGCTGCTGATCGCGCCGGACATGGCGGAAACCTGGTATGACATCGCCATTCTCGAACTACACCGCGATGCGCAGGACGCCGGACGCGAGGCTCTTGAAAAATGCCTGGACTGCCTCAACATGGAACCGCAGGCCACAGCCAACCACAGCGATCTGCGTGACCGCGTGCTCAAGAGTTTGCGTGAACTCCCTCCGCTGATGGAGTAA
- a CDS encoding YraN family protein, with translation MSRRQARGAKAHKAGHLAESLAALWLMLKGYRILARRYRTPVGEIDLVIRRGPVIAYVEVKSRPTRDQALHAVPPKTRARIARAAAWYSQRLNMTGKTERFDLVAISPWRLPHHLVNAWELDL, from the coding sequence ATGAGCAGGCGCCAGGCGCGCGGTGCGAAGGCCCACAAGGCCGGTCATCTGGCCGAAAGCCTCGCCGCACTCTGGCTCATGCTCAAGGGCTATCGGATTCTGGCGCGGCGCTACCGCACGCCGGTGGGGGAAATTGATCTCGTGATCCGGCGCGGCCCGGTCATCGCCTATGTGGAGGTGAAAAGCCGCCCGACCCGCGATCAGGCGCTCCATGCCGTGCCGCCAAAGACCCGCGCCCGCATTGCCCGCGCCGCCGCCTGGTACAGTCAGCGCCTCAATATGACCGGCAAGACCGAACGCTTCGATCTCGTGGCCATCAGCCCCTGGCGGCTGCCCCATCATCTCGTGAACGCCTGGGAGCTTGACCTCTGA